In Rhodohalobacter sp. 614A, the sequence TTGAGTCTGATTATAAACACAAATATGATGTGCTGCGAACCACTGTATTTGAGTTGATGCATCTTGCGATGAAGATAGAACCATCATCAAGCACTCAAAGCAAGGAGGTCAATGCATCTCAGCGAATCTCTTCGATGTTTTTGGAGCTCTTAGAGCGTCAATTCCCGATTAACGATTCTCATAAAAGCATCAATCTTCGTACAGCTTCCGATTTTGCCAAACAACTGAACGTTCATGTAAATCATTTAAACCGGGCGCTAAAAAAGACCACAAATAAAACCACGTCCGAACTTATCGCTGAGCGTTTGCTTCAAGAATCAAAGATTCTGCTGAAACACAGTCAGCAGGACATCTCAGAAATCGGGTACTCTTTAGGTTTCAGCGAAGCCACTCATTTCAGCAACTTCTTCAAAAAACATACGGAGATAAGCCCGTCTCAATTCAGGAATGTTTGAATTTCGTAAGTGATGGTTTGCTAATCGTAATTCATTGAGGGGTCGCAACATTATATTTGTTTTAGATGTTGAACATTGAATCTAAAACGGATTGATTATGATAGCGACCATGGAAACCCGCAAACTTGGAGAGAGCGGTTTAGAAGTTTCAAAAGTCGGACTCGGCTGCATGGGAATGAGTTACGGATACGGTCCGGCATCAGACAAACGGGAGATGATCAACCTGATCCGTACGGCTTTTGATCGGGGAGTCACATTCTTTGATACGGCCGAGGCATACGGTCCACACAAAAATGAAAAATTAGTCGGAGAAGCACTCTCGCCGATTCGTGACCAGGTAGTGATCGCTACAAAATTTGGCATCTATCATAACAATGGAAAACAGGTTTTAAACAGCAAGCCCGAGCAGATCCGTAAGTCTGCTGAAGGATCATTGAAAAGGCTCGGTGTAGAAAGGATCGATCTTTACTACCAGCATCGTGTTGATCCGGATGTACCTATCGAAGATGTGGCCGGAACCGTGAAAGATTTGATCAAAGAAGGAAAAGTGAATCACTTCGGTATGTCGGAAGCGGGCGTCCAAACCATTCGAAAAGCTCATGCCGTTCAACCGGTCACAGCCGTTCAAAGTGAATACTCCATGTGGTGGAGAAAACCGGAAGAAGAGCTGCTGCCAACTCTTGAAGAACTCGGAATTGGATTTGTACCGTTTAGTCCGCTCGGCAAGGGGTTTCTGACCGGTGAGATTGACGAACGTACAGAATTCAGTAAGAACGATTTTCGCAACATCGTCCCAAGGTTTAACAAGGAAAACCGAAAAGCAAACCAAGACCTTGTGAAGCTGTTGGGTGAAATTGCAAAACAGAAGAATGCCTCAAAAGCTCAAATCGCCATCGCTTGGGTGCTTGCTCAAAAACCGTGGATTGTCCCCATTCCGGGAACCACCAAGCTGCAACACCTCGAAAGTGACATTGAAGCAGCAGAAATTAATCTGAGTTCGAGTGATCTCAATCAAATCGAAACAGCCTTGTCAAAAATCGAGATTCAGGGTGCGCGATACCCGAAAGAGCTGGAAGAAAGAACGGGGAATTAATCGGCTCTTGAAGATCAAAAAATCAATATCAAAAAGCTCCTGAGGCTTATGAATAGATTTATCTTTTTTTGGATTCTGATTCTTTTACTTATGGTAAACCCTGTCAACGCACAGGTTGAGTCCGATTCAGAGGATGTACTAATCGTCTATCTGTCCCGTACCGGGAATACGGAGGCGGTAGCCGAAATTATCCGGGATGAAGTGGGCGGTGATATGGTTGAACTTGAATTGGAAACGCCTTATCCGGAGGATTATGATGCAATTGTGGCTCAAGTTGCCAGGGAAAATGAGACGGGATATTTACCTCCATTAAAAACTAAAATTGAGAATATTGGAAATTATAATACCGTTTTTGTTGGTTTTCCTACCTGGGGAATGCGACTGCCACCGCCGATGAAAAGTTTTTTGCATGAGTACGATCTGAGCGGAAAAACAGTGATCCCATTCAATACAAATGGAGGTTATGGTTTAGGAAGCAGTATTCGTCAAATTGAAGAACTTTGTCCGGATTCAAACATACTGGAAAGTTTTTCAGTCAGTGGTGGATTGGAGCGAGATGGAATCTACCTGGATATCAAAGGAGCTCGACGAGAAGAAGTTCGAGCAGAAGCAGTAGAATGGTTGGAGAATATTCAGATGCAATA encodes:
- a CDS encoding helix-turn-helix domain-containing protein; its protein translation is MEKYEHTESFYTQKFGSVSKKTQLENEHFDLFSLDAFTGDNPAPIPYDQRDYYKIMLFKGKAKVLYADKVIEAKKQVLSFSNPLIPCKWIDKKDVQGGVFCIFDKEFFHQFADFSDYSVFQPGGNHVFELSDEQLEKSIALFERLFEEFESDYKHKYDVLRTTVFELMHLAMKIEPSSSTQSKEVNASQRISSMFLELLERQFPINDSHKSINLRTASDFAKQLNVHVNHLNRALKKTTNKTTSELIAERLLQESKILLKHSQQDISEIGYSLGFSEATHFSNFFKKHTEISPSQFRNV
- a CDS encoding aldo/keto reductase; protein product: METRKLGESGLEVSKVGLGCMGMSYGYGPASDKREMINLIRTAFDRGVTFFDTAEAYGPHKNEKLVGEALSPIRDQVVIATKFGIYHNNGKQVLNSKPEQIRKSAEGSLKRLGVERIDLYYQHRVDPDVPIEDVAGTVKDLIKEGKVNHFGMSEAGVQTIRKAHAVQPVTAVQSEYSMWWRKPEEELLPTLEELGIGFVPFSPLGKGFLTGEIDERTEFSKNDFRNIVPRFNKENRKANQDLVKLLGEIAKQKNASKAQIAIAWVLAQKPWIVPIPGTTKLQHLESDIEAAEINLSSSDLNQIETALSKIEIQGARYPKELEERTGN
- a CDS encoding flavodoxin; protein product: MNRFIFFWILILLLMVNPVNAQVESDSEDVLIVYLSRTGNTEAVAEIIRDEVGGDMVELELETPYPEDYDAIVAQVARENETGYLPPLKTKIENIGNYNTVFVGFPTWGMRLPPPMKSFLHEYDLSGKTVIPFNTNGGYGLGSSIRQIEELCPDSNILESFSVSGGLERDGIYLDIKGARREEVRAEAVEWLENIQMQ